A single window of Caldicellulosiruptor bescii DSM 6725 DNA harbors:
- a CDS encoding thioesterase family protein: MKKPELQVGLKFKIEEVVSDNMLASHFQSGFLDVFATPSMIALMENAALLCVENYLEEGYTTVGSKVDVLHLAPTPKGMKVKAVAQLIAIEDRKLTFKVEAYDSFEKIGEGFHERFIVNRERFLNKAYQKVR; encoded by the coding sequence TTGAAAAAACCAGAACTTCAAGTTGGACTTAAATTTAAAATTGAGGAAGTAGTGAGCGATAACATGCTTGCTTCTCATTTTCAAAGCGGATTTTTGGATGTCTTTGCAACTCCTTCAATGATAGCGCTGATGGAAAATGCGGCACTTCTTTGTGTCGAAAATTATTTAGAAGAAGGTTATACCACAGTTGGAAGCAAAGTAGATGTTTTGCACTTAGCACCAACACCAAAGGGAATGAAAGTAAAAGCAGTTGCCCAGCTGATTGCCATTGAAGACAGAAAACTCACATTTAAAGTTGAGGCGTATGACAGCTTTGAGAAGATTGGAGAAGGGTTTCACGAAAGGTTTATTGTAAATCGCGAGAGATTTTTAAACAAAGCATATCAAAAGGTAAGGTGA